AGGTTGTCTCTTTCATTAAAGATGTGACTGTAGAGAGTCGCGTGGTAGATTATGAGAAAGGTGTTTGATTGAGTTCAGATATTTTAGCGATGATGCTCGGTGTCTCAACACTGCTTGGGGCATTTGGGCTTTTTGCCTTGCTATGGGGACATAAAAGCGGTCAGTTTGAAGATAAACACAAGTTTCTTGACGCTGCTCTCTATGATGGCGAAGAGGAGCTTAAAGATGCCGTTATGATGGAGAAGAAAAGAGAAGAGTTGGAGCGTAAACGCAAAAAAGATGAATCAAGTATTAAATAGTGAAGTTTTAAAAAGAGTACTAAAAGAGTATGCAGGTAGAAATCAAAATATAGTATTTGGATATCTATTTGGCTCATATGCAACCAATAGCCAGACGCAAATGAGTGATGTTGATATTGCAGTCTATCTTAGAGATAACAGTTTTAATGAAGTATTGCAAATAAATTATGAATTATCTAAACTATTAGAAAAAGATGTTGATTTAATAGTATTAAATGATGTAAAAAATATATATCTTTTAGAAGCTATTTTAAAAGATGGGAAAGTTATAAAAGATAATGACTTAAGATTTGACTTTGAGATCATAAAAGAGCATGAAATTTTAGATTTCAAAGAAAATAGGAAATATATAGATGCTGCAGCATAAACTTGAAAAAAAGATTGCTAAAATCAGATACTATTTGCGCTTACTATATGAGTATAAACCAGATTGTAAAGAAAAATTTTTAAATATTATTGAACAAAAAATTTGTTAGTGAGAGATGTAGTGAAAAAAGCACTTTTTTTGGATCGAGATGGGGTCATAAATATTGACCACGGGTATGTTGGTAAAATCGAGGATTTCGAGTTTGTAGATGGGATTTTGGATTTTATCAAAAGTGCTCAAAAAAAAGGGTATTTGCCTATTGTAGTAACAAATCAGTCAGGTATTGGGCGTGGTTACTATAGTCTAGAAGATTTTGAAAAGTTAACTGACTGGATGCTTAAGAAGATGCGTCAGGCAGGAATTCAGATAGACCGCTCTCACGTTTTTCACTGCCCACACTCTCCAGATGCCGGATGCAATTGCCGAAAACCTATGCCAGGAATGCTACTTGAAGCAAAAAAACGTTTTAATATAGATATGAAAAACTCTTGGATGATAGGCGATAAGCCAAGTGATATAGAAGCAGCAAAAAATGCCGGTGTAGGAAACACCTATTTAACTGAAAAAAATAGAAAACTTGAGTTGAAGGAACTACATGGATTTTAACGGTAAAACAGTACTTATTACAGGTGGTGCAGGGTTTATAGGTTCAAATTTAGCTTTTTACTTTCAGGAGAATTTTCCTGATGCTAAAGTAGTGGTTTTTGACATTTTTCGTACAGGTGAGACATTTTCCAATGGAAATCTAAAAAGCTTTGGACACTATAAAAACTTAAAAGGTTTTACCGGAGAGATCATTGCTGGGGACATTACCAAAAAAGAGGATCTTGAAAGACTTAGAGATTTTAAATTTGACTACATTTTTCACGAAGCAGCCATAAGCGATACAACAGTTTATGATCAAAAGATAATGATAGATACAAACCTAAATGCCTTTAAAGATCTTTTGAAAATGGCAAAAGAGATGGGCTCTGCAATGGTCTATGCTAGTTCAGGTGCAACTTATGGAAATGCTCCTGCTCCGCAAACAGTTGGGTGTGAAGATCCGGCAAATATTTATGGGTTCAGTAAACTTGCTATGGATCATTTAGCTTATGATTGGATGAAAAAAACAGATTTGCCTATTGTTGGGCTTAGATACTTCAATGTTTACGGTCCGCGTGAATTTTTTAAAAACAAAACTGCTTCTATGGTTCTTCAATTTGGTCATCAGATCTTATCTGGTAAAAGCCCTAGACTCTTTGAAGGCTCAGATAAAATTTTGCGTGACTTCATCTATATTGATGATGTAATTCAGGCTAACATTAAAGCTTGTAATCCTAAAAAGAGCGGTGTTTACAATGTAGGAACCGGTAAAGCCAGAAGTTTTCAAGATATTGTAGATATTTTGCAAAAAGAGCTTGGTACAAATCTTCCTTGTGAATACATTCCAAACCCTTACGTAGGGCAGTATCAATTCTTTACTCAAGCAGACATTGAGCCGACAAGAGAGTTTTTAGGGTATGAGCCTGAAGTTACTCTTGAAGAGGGGATAAGAAGATATTTGCCTGAAATTAAGCGTCTGTTTAAAGAGGAAGTAAATGCGTAAATACCAGAGTTTAAAACCTTCCGTGCTTGTAGTAGGTGATTTGATGATCGATCACTACCTTTGGGGTAGAACAGAACGCATCTCTCCTGAGGCTCCTGTTCCTGTTATTGATGTTCAAAGTGAGAGTGAAGTGTTGGGCGGAGCAGGAAATGTTGTTAATAATCTCATAGCTTTGGGTGCAGATGTAACTGTCGCTTCAGCCATAGGTAAAGATGAGAATGGCAAACGTCTTACTAAAATGCTTAAATCTTTGGGAGTTAATACTGATGCGCTTATAGCTGAGCCTAAGAGAAGAACAACCCGTAAGAGCAGAGTAATAGCATCTCATCAGCAAGTAGTCAGGTTTGATAGTGAAACAAGACAAGATATTACTAAAGAGAGTGAAGACAAGATCTTAGCTGCTATTCAAAAAAAGCTTCTTGTGACTGATGTCATCTTGCTTTCTGATTATGGTAAAGGTGTTTTAAGTGATCGTTTAACTAGACAAATCATACAGATGGCAAGAGCAAGTAATATTAAGGTACTTGTCGATCCTAAAGGAAAAGATTACTCAAAATATAGCGGTGCCACTCTTGTAACTCCAAATAAAAAAGAGGCTAGTGAAGCTACCGGTATAAATATAGTCGATGATGAATCACTACAAAGAGCTGGTTTTAAACTCAAAAATGAGCTAAATTTAGATATGGCTATGATCACACTCTCTGAAGAGGGTATGGCTATATTTGATGATAGCTTTAGAAAATTTCCTACTGTTGCAAGAGAGGTTTATGATGTAACAGGAGCAGGAGATACTGTGCTTTCAACTCTTGGATTTGTACTTGCAACAGGCGGAGATATAGATGAAGCAGCTAAAATCGCCAATGCCGCCGCCGCTGTAGTTGTAGGTAAACTTGGAAGTGCTACCTGCTCTTGGGATGAGATCATAGCTTATGAAACAACCCTGCACGAATCTACTACAGAACATCGCATAAAGAGTCGTGAAGATTTAAGTTTAACTATAAAACGTCTTAAAAGTGAAGGAAAAAAGATAGTATTTACAAATGGATGTTTTGATATTTTGCATCTTGGACACGTGAAATATCTTGAGACCGCAAAAAGTTTTGGAGATGTTTTAATAGTAGGAGTAAACTCAGATGCTTCTGTTAAACGTTTAAAAGGTGAGAGCCGTCCTGTAAATCCTGAGTATGACAGAGCCTACCTTTTAGCGGCTCTTGATGCAGTCGATTTTGTAACTATCTTTGATGAAGATACCCCTTATGAACTCATAAAAGTAGTTGAGCCAGATATTCTTGTAAAAGGCGGTGACTATAAAGGTAAAGAGGTAGTTGGCAGTGATATAGCAAAAGAGGTTAGGCTTGTAGATTTTGTAGATGGAAAAAGCACAACAAGCATCATAAAAAGAGTAAAAACAAAAAGGTAGAAGATGTTAACTGTTATAGAAAGAGAGTTAGAATCACATATTCGTACAGTTGAAGCAGTAGTAGATGGGTTAAAACATTTTATATATACAGCAGGAGTCATAGCAACAGAGACACTTGAAGCAGGGCATAAGATTTTGCTTTGCGGTAACGGTGGAAGTGCTGCTGATGCTCAACATATAGCAGCAGAGTTGACAGGACGCTACAAAATAGAGCGAAAAGGACTTCCTGCAATTGCACTTACTACAGATACCTCTGCATTAACAGCCATAGGAAATGATTATGGCTATGAGTATGTCTTCTCAAGACAGGTAGAGGCTCTTGCAAATGAGGGAGATATGTTCATAGGTATCTCAACAAGTGGCAATAGTCAAAATGTCATAAATGCTCTTAAAAAAGCAAAAGAGATGGGGTGCCGTACAGTTGGACTTAGCGGTAAAGGCGGTGGTAAGATGAATGATTATTGTGATTTAAATATTGTTGTTCCATCTGACGATACTGCAAGAATTCAAGAGATGCACATAATGATTGGGCATATCTTGTGTCAGCTTATTGATAATGAGTATAGGGAGTAATCAATAGTTTGAAAGTAAGACATATCTGCTATTGCAGTATTCTTGTACCAATTGATCTACTGTCTAGCAGATTATAGGCTTTTATATTTTCTTTATTCCTGCACCCACACAATTTTTAAAATTCTAAAACTTGAAGATATTCTCAATATTAGAATTAGAGGACAGCAACCGAAAATATAATATTGAATATTTACAGAATTTGAAAAACTAATTTGGGTGCAGTATTTGAATTATAAAGTAAAGTTACTTTTTATAATATAAAAAATTATGTTATTTTTGCGTCACTTTTTATCTGTTTATAGTTACAATCATAAGTTTATGTGTTTAATAATATGCATTTAGTTTAATAGCATTTATTATAATCCCGTTATTAGATTTTAAAGAGTGTCAATAATATAATTTGTTAGTTTAGATACTTACTCACTCTCTAGTCCATTTAGCAACTTTCCAACATCTAAGCCAAAAATCATAAACCCTTCATACTTTTTAAGCAGACTATCTTTTGCTTTTATCAACTCTTTTGGAGCAATTCCATTTTTGATGGATGCTGTAGCCTCTATGAAAGCACCTATGTGATCTGCAACTTTGATCAAAGATCCATCAATACCATTAAACTCATCTTTGTTATATTCACTTCTCATAAGTTTGATATCTTTAATAGTTTTAAGCTCTCCACTTATCTTAATCTTGTTTTTAAACTCATCTGTAACAAAGTATCTCATCTCATCTCTGAGGTATCGTGGAAGAAGAGGTAGCAGTCTCTCTTCCAAAATATTTTGCTCATACTCATTTAAAAGTTCATCAAGACCCTCAACTCCATACTTAACAGGAGAGATGATATCTCTTGTAAGAGATTCTGCTATATCGTGAAATAGAGCTGTAAAGAAATTATTAGCAAGCTTTTTATTGCAAGCTCCATATTCAAGGCTTAAAAGGTATGTTGTAACTGCTACAAAGAGCATATGTCCAAGTACTGAAGTTTGAGGAATTCTTGGTGTCTTTGACCATCTCTTTTGAAATCTAAGCATTGCACAGGTTTCAAGGAAGCTTTTACTTTTTACGCCAAGTTCAAGCCGTCTAACACCTGTAAGGTCTAAAAAATCCTCAACTTCAGAATCAATCTTCTCTTTTATCTCTCTTACACCTACTGCATTTGGATGGAAGTTATAGATAATCTCAAACTCCCATCTACTTGCTAAAAAGTGTGCAGCGTGAAGAATGCGTCTTTCTATCTCATTTTCATTAGAGTTTATGTAAACATTGAACTTCTCTTTTAACTTTTCATCTATAATGTCAAAAATCTCTTTTTTTACATAGGCATCAAGCTCTTTTTTCTTATGTTTTATCAGATGGTGAAAAACAGGCGGTTTAAGGTCTGTAACAACTGCACGGTACATAAATTCGCATACACCGTAATCAATTAGCTTTTGCCAGTCAATCTCTATACCATTCTCAACCTCTTCGATGCGTCCTAGTAACCAGGCAATAATCATTTTATGAGCCTGTTTGTCAAGCTCTACAAAGTCAACAGGTCTTATCTGATCATTCCACCGGTCTATGTTTGCTGTTGAAAAGAGTAGGTATAGGAATCTTGGATTGAGCATTTTGAAAGCCTTTTTTTGTTTATTATAGCAAGTCGTAGTTCATTTTTGGGCCTGACCCTATTTTAAGCCTATTTGTTTAATATTTTTTTGAAATAATTATACAATCTTTCAAATAATAAAACTTGACATTAGTTGTATCAACATTGTAAAATTTCACAAAAAAATTAAGATACTGATTTCAAATAGGAGGAATTTAATAATGGCGAAACATGAGTTTCAAACAGAAGTGAATCAGTTATTACATTTAATGATTCATTCACTCTATTCTAACAAAGAGATATTCTTACGAGAACTCATCTCTAATGCCAGCGATGCTCTTGACAAACTGGAGTTTTTAAAGCTTACTGATGAGAAATATAAAGAGCTTAATCAGCCTTCTAAAATAGTTATCTCATTTGATAAAGATAAAAAGGTTTTAACTGTCAGTGATACCGGTATTGGTATGAATGAAGAGGATATGGTTGAAAACCTTGGTACTATTGCAAAAAGTGGTACAAAGCAGTTTATTGAAAACCTGACAGGTGATGCAAAAAAAGATAGTCATCTAATCGGTCAGTTTGGTGTTGGTTTCTACTCATCTTTTATGGTTGCCAATAAGGTAGAAGTTATCAGCCGTAAACCTCTTGAAGATAAAGCTTGGAAATGGGTAAGTGAAGGCAATGGTGAATATGAGATAGAAGAGACAGAAAAAGAGAATTATGGTACACAGATAACTCTTTACCTACGTGATGAGGCTGAAGAGTTTGCTAATGAGTGGCGAATCAAATCGATTGTAGAGAAGTATAGCAACCATATTCCTTTCCCTATCTATATGGTAAATGAAAAAGGAGAGGAAGAGCAGATTAACAAAGCTTCTGCATTGTGGCGACTCTCAAAGAGTGAGCTTAAAGATGAAGATTATAAAGAGTTCTATAAGCAGATTAGCCACGATAGTGAAGATCCTCTTCTTTGGGTACATACAAGAGCTGAAGGTACGCTTGAGTATTATACACTCTTTTATATTCCTAAAAAAGCACCGATGGATCTGTTCCGTGTAGATTATCAGCCTGGTGTAAAACTTTATGTTAAACGTGTTTTCATTACAGATGAAGAGCGCGAACTGCTTCCTACATATTTGCGTTTTGTTAGAGGAATCATTGATGCAGAAGATTTGCCTCTTAACGTTAGCCGCGAGATTTTGCAAGAGAATGTAATACTCTCTAAGATCAAAAAGGCTAGTGTTAAAAAGATTTTGGGTGAGCTTAAAAAACTTCTAGAAAAAGATCGCAAGGCTTATGAAGATTTCTTCAAAGAGATGGGTAAAGCTCTTAAAGAGGGAATTTACAGCGACTTTGAAAATAGAGACAAACTACTAGATCTAATGCTCTTTAAGTCAAGTAAACGTGATGGTTATATCACCTTTAAAGAGTACAAAGAGGCTATGAAAGAGGGGCAGGAGAAGATTTTCTATATTATGGGAGAAGATGAAAATCTACTTCGCCACTCACCACTGCTTGAGAAGTTTAAAGAGGATGACATAGAGGTACTCATCTTTGATGAAGAAGTTGATGCTATTGTTATGCCAAGCGTTACAGAGTATGACGGAACACCTCTTGAAAACATTGCCAATGTAGAAGAAGAGGGTGAAGTCAGTGATGAGGTTAAAGAGAAGTATGCTTCAGTAATAGCTGCAATGAAAGCAGAGCTTGGTGAGAGTGTTAAAGAGATTCGTTTAACAAAACGTCTGAAAGATTCACCTGCATGCGTAGTCTTTGATAAGAGTGATCCTGATGTAACAATGCAGCAGATTCTACGTCAAATGGGGCAAGAAGTACCTAACCCTAAACCAATTTTAGAGATCAACCCTGATCACGAAATCTTTAGTAAACTTCTCATACTAAATGATGAGTCTAAAGTACGTGATATTGCTCATATAGTTTTAGATCAAGCTAAAATGGCAGCTGGTATAGAGGTTGATGATATAGCAGATTTTAATGCTAGACTAAACAGATTGATAGCTAAAGCTATTTAAGTTTAAGTTATATATGCCGCACGAAAGTGCGGCAAACAATTAGCAAGAGAATGTAGATTTGAATTCAAATGCTGTTGGGCGAGATTCGTCTGGCCAGATTTGAGTTTCGAATTTGTAATCTTTATATGTATTAAGGAAAGTATCTGTCATAACTGGTTTCAAGAATTCATTATCTTGAATCAAGCTTTCTACCGCCTCTCTTAGAGTATGAGGCATTTGCTGAATACCTTTTTCACGGATCTCATCTAAGCTTAGCTCAAATAGATCGATATCCATTGGACCTACAGGCTCATATTTATTTTTGATTCCATCAATACCTGCAAGAAGAAGAGCTGTAAATGCAAGATAAGGGCATGCAGAGCTGTCAGGGAAACGAGTTTCAATACGAGTAGCTTTTTCACCTGCTCCATAAGGAATACGGATAGATGCAGAGCGGTTTTGGCTTGAGTATGTAAGGATAGAAGGTGCTTCAAATCCAGGAATTAGACGCTTGTAAGAGTTTGTTGTTGCATTTGTGAATGCTGCAACTGCTTTAGCATGTTTAAGTACACCACCCATGTAGTGTCGTGCAGTTTCACTTAGATTACCGTATTCACCCTCTTTATAGAATAGGTTTTTACCATCTTTCCAGATAGACTGGTGAACGTGCATTCCGTTTCCGTTATCTCCAAAGAGTGGCTTAGGCATAAATGTTGCAGTTTTACCATTTAGGTGAGCTACCATTCTAACTACATATTTATATTTTTGTACATTGTCTGCTGCCTCAACAAGTGTACCAAACTTAACACCAATTTCACCTTGTGCCTGAGCAACTTCGTGGTGACCTAAAACAACTTCAAGACCTACCTCTTCAAGAACTTGCATCATTTCAGCACGCAAGTCTACCATGCTGTCAGTTGGTGCAACAGGGAAGTAACCACCTTTTGTTCTTGGTCGGTGACCAATGTTTCCAAAGTCATCATTTCGGCTAGGATCGTTCCACTCACCCTCTTCACTATCTACACGGTAGTAAGACTCATTAATTTCATCTTTAATTTGAACATCATCAAAAATAAAGAATTCATTTTCAGGTCCAAAGTATGCAACATCACCAACACCAGACTCTTCAAGATATTTTAGAGCTTTTTTTGCAATTGAACGAGGACATTTTTCGTAAAGTTGACCTTTGTAGATATCAAAAACATCACAGAATACAATAACAGTTGGATCAGCAGTAAATGGATCTAGGAAAGCTGTTTCAATATCTGGTTTAAGAAGCATATCAGATTTGTTGATTGGCTGCCAAGCTTCAATAGAGCTACCGTCAAATGGAAGACCATTAGTTAACATATCTTTATCTAAAGCACTTAGAAGGTAAGTTAGGTGGTGCCAAGCACCTTTTATATCTGTAAAACGTAAGTCAACGAATTTGACATCGTTCTCTTCACAAAATTTGTAAAACTCATCGACATTATTGACAAATTTGCCCATTGTCTCTCCTTGAAAAATTTAAAATATCGGTTATTGTAACAAAAAAATTGTAAGATTCAAGTGAAAGCATTGATTAAAAATTAACCATTATCCTCTCTCTATTTTTAAAATAAACAACATAATTGTATCCAACAGATTCAGCAACTCTTTTTATATCATCTTTTTTATATCCTACTTGTTCTGGTTTATGAGCATCTGAGCCAAATGTTATGGGGATATCTCTTTCGTATGCCATTTCAAGCAGTTCACGACTAGGATAAGCTTCACCTATTGGTTTTCTGTATCCAGCTGCATTTATTTCAATAGCCATACCTGACTTTTTTATGGCATCCAAGGCATTTTTTGCAATAAGCCGTATATCTTTTTTGGGTAAAAACTTAAACACTTTAATTAAATCTAAATGTCCTACAATGTCAAACAGACCTGTTTTAGCCATATTTTCAACAAGGTTAAAGTACTCTTGCCATATAGTATCAATATCTGCACCTTCATATTTGCCGATGAATTCGGGATTATCAAACCCCCATTTGTCTATAAAGTGAACTGAGCCTATTAGGTAGT
This region of Hydrogenimonas thermophila genomic DNA includes:
- the gmhB gene encoding D-glycero-beta-D-manno-heptose 1,7-bisphosphate 7-phosphatase, which gives rise to MKKALFLDRDGVINIDHGYVGKIEDFEFVDGILDFIKSAQKKGYLPIVVTNQSGIGRGYYSLEDFEKLTDWMLKKMRQAGIQIDRSHVFHCPHSPDAGCNCRKPMPGMLLEAKKRFNIDMKNSWMIGDKPSDIEAAKNAGVGNTYLTEKNRKLELKELHGF
- the mntA gene encoding type VII toxin-antitoxin system MntA family adenylyltransferase antitoxin, with product MNQVLNSEVLKRVLKEYAGRNQNIVFGYLFGSYATNSQTQMSDVDIAVYLRDNSFNEVLQINYELSKLLEKDVDLIVLNDVKNIYLLEAILKDGKVIKDNDLRFDFEIIKEHEILDFKENRKYIDAAA
- the rfaE1 gene encoding D-glycero-beta-D-manno-heptose-7-phosphate kinase — its product is MRKYQSLKPSVLVVGDLMIDHYLWGRTERISPEAPVPVIDVQSESEVLGGAGNVVNNLIALGADVTVASAIGKDENGKRLTKMLKSLGVNTDALIAEPKRRTTRKSRVIASHQQVVRFDSETRQDITKESEDKILAAIQKKLLVTDVILLSDYGKGVLSDRLTRQIIQMARASNIKVLVDPKGKDYSKYSGATLVTPNKKEASEATGINIVDDESLQRAGFKLKNELNLDMAMITLSEEGMAIFDDSFRKFPTVAREVYDVTGAGDTVLSTLGFVLATGGDIDEAAKIANAAAAVVVGKLGSATCSWDEIIAYETTLHESTTEHRIKSREDLSLTIKRLKSEGKKIVFTNGCFDILHLGHVKYLETAKSFGDVLIVGVNSDASVKRLKGESRPVNPEYDRAYLLAALDAVDFVTIFDEDTPYELIKVVEPDILVKGGDYKGKEVVGSDIAKEVRLVDFVDGKSTTSIIKRVKTKR
- the glnA gene encoding type I glutamate--ammonia ligase, translated to MGKFVNNVDEFYKFCEENDVKFVDLRFTDIKGAWHHLTYLLSALDKDMLTNGLPFDGSSIEAWQPINKSDMLLKPDIETAFLDPFTADPTVIVFCDVFDIYKGQLYEKCPRSIAKKALKYLEESGVGDVAYFGPENEFFIFDDVQIKDEINESYYRVDSEEGEWNDPSRNDDFGNIGHRPRTKGGYFPVAPTDSMVDLRAEMMQVLEEVGLEVVLGHHEVAQAQGEIGVKFGTLVEAADNVQKYKYVVRMVAHLNGKTATFMPKPLFGDNGNGMHVHQSIWKDGKNLFYKEGEYGNLSETARHYMGGVLKHAKAVAAFTNATTNSYKRLIPGFEAPSILTYSSQNRSASIRIPYGAGEKATRIETRFPDSSACPYLAFTALLLAGIDGIKNKYEPVGPMDIDLFELSLDEIREKGIQQMPHTLREAVESLIQDNEFLKPVMTDTFLNTYKDYKFETQIWPDESRPTAFEFKSTFSC
- the ccoS gene encoding cbb3-type cytochrome oxidase assembly protein CcoS; the protein is MSSDILAMMLGVSTLLGAFGLFALLWGHKSGQFEDKHKFLDAALYDGEEELKDAVMMEKKREELERKRKKDESSIK
- the gmhA gene encoding D-sedoheptulose 7-phosphate isomerase, giving the protein MLTVIERELESHIRTVEAVVDGLKHFIYTAGVIATETLEAGHKILLCGNGGSAADAQHIAAELTGRYKIERKGLPAIALTTDTSALTAIGNDYGYEYVFSRQVEALANEGDMFIGISTSGNSQNVINALKKAKEMGCRTVGLSGKGGGKMNDYCDLNIVVPSDDTARIQEMHIMIGHILCQLIDNEYRE
- the rfaD gene encoding ADP-glyceromanno-heptose 6-epimerase; this translates as MDFNGKTVLITGGAGFIGSNLAFYFQENFPDAKVVVFDIFRTGETFSNGNLKSFGHYKNLKGFTGEIIAGDITKKEDLERLRDFKFDYIFHEAAISDTTVYDQKIMIDTNLNAFKDLLKMAKEMGSAMVYASSGATYGNAPAPQTVGCEDPANIYGFSKLAMDHLAYDWMKKTDLPIVGLRYFNVYGPREFFKNKTASMVLQFGHQILSGKSPRLFEGSDKILRDFIYIDDVIQANIKACNPKKSGVYNVGTGKARSFQDIVDILQKELGTNLPCEYIPNPYVGQYQFFTQADIEPTREFLGYEPEVTLEEGIRRYLPEIKRLFKEEVNA
- a CDS encoding histidinol-phosphatase, producing the protein MKRVDLHNHTTRCNHAEGSVDEYVEKAILEEIDIFGFSDHAPMNFDTRYRMSFDEMDAYENDIKNVKEKYADKIEILLGYEVDYLPGYMDERVLNANVDYLIGSVHFIDKWGFDNPEFIGKYEGADIDTIWQEYFNLVENMAKTGLFDIVGHLDLIKVFKFLPKKDIRLIAKNALDAIKKSGMAIEINAAGYRKPIGEAYPSRELLEMAYERDIPITFGSDAHKPEQVGYKKDDIKRVAESVGYNYVVYFKNRERIMVNF
- a CDS encoding HD domain-containing protein; protein product: MLNPRFLYLLFSTANIDRWNDQIRPVDFVELDKQAHKMIIAWLLGRIEEVENGIEIDWQKLIDYGVCEFMYRAVVTDLKPPVFHHLIKHKKKELDAYVKKEIFDIIDEKLKEKFNVYINSNENEIERRILHAAHFLASRWEFEIIYNFHPNAVGVREIKEKIDSEVEDFLDLTGVRRLELGVKSKSFLETCAMLRFQKRWSKTPRIPQTSVLGHMLFVAVTTYLLSLEYGACNKKLANNFFTALFHDIAESLTRDIISPVKYGVEGLDELLNEYEQNILEERLLPLLPRYLRDEMRYFVTDEFKNKIKISGELKTIKDIKLMRSEYNKDEFNGIDGSLIKVADHIGAFIEATASIKNGIAPKELIKAKDSLLKKYEGFMIFGLDVGKLLNGLESE
- the htpG gene encoding molecular chaperone HtpG gives rise to the protein MAKHEFQTEVNQLLHLMIHSLYSNKEIFLRELISNASDALDKLEFLKLTDEKYKELNQPSKIVISFDKDKKVLTVSDTGIGMNEEDMVENLGTIAKSGTKQFIENLTGDAKKDSHLIGQFGVGFYSSFMVANKVEVISRKPLEDKAWKWVSEGNGEYEIEETEKENYGTQITLYLRDEAEEFANEWRIKSIVEKYSNHIPFPIYMVNEKGEEEQINKASALWRLSKSELKDEDYKEFYKQISHDSEDPLLWVHTRAEGTLEYYTLFYIPKKAPMDLFRVDYQPGVKLYVKRVFITDEERELLPTYLRFVRGIIDAEDLPLNVSREILQENVILSKIKKASVKKILGELKKLLEKDRKAYEDFFKEMGKALKEGIYSDFENRDKLLDLMLFKSSKRDGYITFKEYKEAMKEGQEKIFYIMGEDENLLRHSPLLEKFKEDDIEVLIFDEEVDAIVMPSVTEYDGTPLENIANVEEEGEVSDEVKEKYASVIAAMKAELGESVKEIRLTKRLKDSPACVVFDKSDPDVTMQQILRQMGQEVPNPKPILEINPDHEIFSKLLILNDESKVRDIAHIVLDQAKMAAGIEVDDIADFNARLNRLIAKAI